Proteins co-encoded in one Nicotiana sylvestris chromosome 7, ASM39365v2, whole genome shotgun sequence genomic window:
- the LOC138873209 gene encoding uncharacterized protein, with protein MMNENQTNGSVAGTSATVTSAAASSSRSTPAHAMTPAEKLEKFSGIDFKRWQMKMLFYLTTLSLQRFIKEDPPVMAENTPDDERLVVTEAWKHSDFLYKNYILSCLEDDLYNVYSVMETSKALWNALEKKYKTEDVGFKKFVAARFLDFKMIDTRSVITQVQELQVIVHDLLAEGMTRVNNFINKIYLITNYEFVIEAEGNDTRRLDCSSEDRSRQQNAEKKSRGNSTIVGENIVEEAPQNKKRKKASGPKNYPSKKKFKGNCHNCGKTGHKAVNCRAPKTDKKKKNQANMVEDEMENLCAVLSECNLVGNLKEW; from the exons ATGATgaatgaaaaccaaactaatggaaGTGTTGCGGGAACGAGTGCTACTGTTACGAGTGCTGCTGCCTCGTCAAGCCGTTCTACTCCTGCTCATGCTATGACACCGGCAGAAAAACTCGAAAAGTTTTCCGGTATTGACTTCAAACGCTGGCAAATGAAGATGCTCTTCTATCTTACTACGTTGAGTTTGCAACGtttcatcaaggaggatcctccggTAATGGCTGAGAATACTCCGGATGATGAACGACTTGttgtaactgaagcatggaaacattctgatttcttgtacaaaaactacatattgagttgtttggaagatgacttgtacaatgtctatagtgtcatggaaacttcaaaagcgttatggaatgcacttgagaagaagtacaagactgaggatGTCGGATTTAAGAAGTTCGTGGCTGCAagatttttggatttcaagatgattgacactaggtcagtcataactcaagtccaagaattacaagtcattgtgcatgacctcctcgctgaaggtatgacccgagtcaataattttattaataagatttatcttaTTACTAATTATGAGTTTgttattgaag CGGAAGGAAATGACACTAGAAGACTTGATTGTTCGTCTGAGGATAGAAGTAGACAACaaaatgctgaaaagaagtcacgtggaAACTCAACAATTGTGGGGGAAAACATTGTTGAGGAGGCACCacaaaataagaaaaggaagaaggcttctggaccaaagaattacccaagcaagaagaagttcaagggtaattgccacAATTGTGGAAAAACTGGGCATAAGGCAGTGAATTGTCGTGCGCCAAAGActgataagaagaaaaagaatcaagccAACATGGTTGAAGATGAAATGGAAAACTTGTGTGCCGTGTTGTCTGAATGCAACTTGGTAGGAAATCTGAAAGAATGGTAG